A part of Pseudomonadota bacterium genomic DNA contains:
- a CDS encoding lysylphosphatidylglycerol synthase domain-containing protein gives MKKGMVAAALLGLVVIVCLVVYRGVSEVFGALATAGWGLLFLPLFHILPLACSTQGWRVLITGKRLRFRRLMAIRWIREGINNLLPVAQVGGDFVGARLLTFSGVPGGVAGGSSIVSLTMEVIAQFLFTLFGFGLLLLHLGGRGSDGLFWILVAILMMLPMLVGFLVAQRTGFFRWIERLFNKAIGNLQLEWLGIGELRGLHEAILEIYRSPRAVAASAFYHFLSWLAGTGEVWIALHLMGHPVSLADALILESLGKAMRSAAFIVPGGLGVQEGGYMLLAPLMGLTPGMGLALSLAKRVREVLLGGGALLAWHTIEGKRLWHRRASRGENQS, from the coding sequence ATGAAGAAGGGAATGGTTGCGGCGGCGCTGTTGGGCCTGGTGGTAATTGTCTGCCTGGTCGTCTACCGAGGCGTCTCGGAAGTCTTTGGAGCACTCGCCACCGCCGGATGGGGCCTGCTTTTCCTTCCCCTTTTCCATATACTTCCCCTCGCTTGCTCGACGCAAGGCTGGCGCGTCCTGATCACGGGCAAGCGGCTTCGGTTCCGGCGTCTCATGGCCATCCGCTGGATACGCGAGGGGATCAACAACCTGCTGCCGGTCGCCCAGGTCGGGGGTGACTTCGTGGGCGCCCGGCTGCTCACCTTTTCCGGGGTTCCCGGCGGGGTTGCCGGAGGCAGTTCTATCGTCAGCTTGACGATGGAGGTGATCGCGCAGTTTCTATTCACCCTTTTCGGATTCGGCCTCCTTTTGCTTCACCTCGGCGGCCGGGGATCCGATGGGCTTTTCTGGATTCTCGTCGCGATCCTGATGATGCTGCCGATGCTGGTCGGCTTTCTCGTTGCCCAACGCACGGGTTTCTTCCGATGGATCGAACGGCTGTTCAACAAGGCGATCGGAAATCTACAGCTGGAATGGCTGGGCATTGGCGAACTCCGCGGGCTGCACGAGGCGATCTTGGAGATCTACCGCTCGCCCCGCGCCGTGGCAGCAAGTGCTTTTTACCATTTCCTTTCCTGGCTGGCGGGTACCGGCGAGGTGTGGATTGCGCTTCACCTGATGGGGCACCCGGTCAGCCTTGCCGACGCCCTGATCCTCGAAAGCCTGGGTAAGGCAATGCGAAGTGCGGCCTTCATCGTGCCCGGCGGACTCGGCGTGCAGGAAGGCGGCTATATGCTGTTGGCCCCGCTGATGGGGTTAACGCCGGGAATGGGCTTGGCACTTTCGCTTGCCAAGCGCGTGCGCGAGGTGCTGCTCGGCGGGGGCGCCCTTCTCGCATGGCATACGATCGAAGGAAAGCGGCTTTGGCATCGCCGCGCCTCGCGGGGCGAAAACCAGTCGTAA
- a CDS encoding sigma-70 family RNA polymerase sigma factor: protein MDEEDLIRRLQDGDPSSYETLVKTFGGRMLAVARRVVRDEGEAEDCVQEAFLQAFRNIGGFEGRSALGSWLHRIVVNAALMKLRQRGRRQEAPLDDPPSEFDERGMRKAENSALTREPMAVLESREIQGLVRRTIDELPDDFRNVILFRDIEEYDTAETADLLGLSLAATKTRLHRARAALKRRLEKTLREQES, encoded by the coding sequence GTGGACGAAGAAGACCTGATTCGCCGGTTGCAGGATGGGGATCCGTCCAGCTACGAGACGTTGGTCAAGACCTTCGGCGGACGGATGCTGGCGGTTGCCCGTCGTGTCGTTCGCGACGAAGGCGAGGCCGAGGATTGCGTGCAGGAAGCCTTTCTTCAGGCCTTCCGGAACATCGGGGGCTTTGAAGGGCGATCGGCCCTTGGCTCGTGGCTTCATCGGATCGTGGTGAACGCGGCCTTGATGAAACTTCGGCAACGGGGCCGCCGCCAGGAAGCTCCCCTCGACGATCCGCCTTCCGAGTTTGACGAGCGGGGCATGCGAAAGGCGGAGAACTCGGCGCTGACCCGCGAACCGATGGCGGTGTTGGAAAGCCGGGAGATACAAGGCCTTGTGCGGCGGACGATCGACGAATTGCCGGACGATTTTCGTAACGTGATCCTGTTTCGCGACATCGAAGAGTACGATACGGCGGAAACCGCTGACCTTCTCGGCCTCTCCCTTGCCGCGACGAAGACCCGCCTGCATCGGGCGCGGGCGGCCCTGAAGCGGCGGCTCGAAAAAACGCTGCGCGAGCAGGAGAGCTAG
- a CDS encoding helix-turn-helix transcriptional regulator, which yields MPSKTLEYLTVRELAELLRIKERKVYAMVATGEIPCSRAMGKLLFPRRDIEAWVASHSTGRPLSRSEAGQPAVFVGSHDPLLEWALRESRCGIASFFDGSLDGLKRLKAGEAIAAGLHLYDAAEGEWNHAHVAREFADAPVALLEWAWRERGLIVPAKNPKKLRRLSDLKALRVILRQPEAGGQVLFEALLEKEGIPMAALKSAMPPARSEADVAVAVSDGKADGGFGLAAIAGQFRLGFVPLLRERYDLLVFRRAYFEEPFQRFLDFCRTAAFVAKAKGLCGYDISGFGKVRYLGS from the coding sequence ATGCCTAGCAAAACGCTCGAATATCTGACCGTCCGTGAACTTGCGGAACTCTTGCGCATTAAGGAGCGCAAGGTTTATGCGATGGTTGCGACGGGCGAGATTCCCTGCAGCCGCGCCATGGGCAAGCTGCTGTTTCCGAGACGGGATATTGAAGCCTGGGTCGCTAGCCATAGCACCGGTCGGCCGCTGTCGCGGTCTGAGGCGGGCCAGCCGGCCGTTTTCGTCGGCAGCCATGACCCGCTGCTGGAATGGGCGCTGCGCGAATCCCGCTGCGGGATCGCCTCTTTCTTCGACGGCAGTCTCGACGGGCTCAAGCGCCTGAAGGCGGGTGAGGCCATTGCGGCCGGCCTACATCTTTACGATGCGGCGGAGGGCGAGTGGAACCACGCCCATGTTGCCAGGGAATTTGCGGATGCGCCGGTGGCGCTTCTCGAATGGGCCTGGCGCGAGCGTGGATTGATCGTACCGGCCAAAAACCCGAAGAAGCTACGACGGCTTTCCGATCTTAAGGCTCTCCGCGTGATCTTGCGCCAGCCGGAAGCGGGCGGCCAGGTGCTTTTTGAGGCGCTGCTCGAGAAAGAAGGGATTCCCATGGCGGCGCTGAAAAGCGCCATGCCACCGGCGCGAAGCGAGGCCGATGTCGCGGTCGCGGTATCGGATGGCAAGGCCGACGGGGGCTTCGGGCTTGCCGCCATCGCCGGCCAGTTTCGTTTGGGTTTCGTACCGCTGCTGCGAGAACGTTACGACCTGCTCGTCTTTCGCCGGGCCTATTTCGAAGAACCCTTTCAGCGTTTCCTCGATTTCTGCCGCACGGCGGCTTTTGTCGCCAAGGCCAAGGGGCTTTGCGGCTACGACATTTCCGGCTTCGGAAAAGTCCGCTATCTGGGTTCTTGA
- a CDS encoding Lrp/AsnC family transcriptional regulator, with the protein MDAIDRNLLACLQENATMPLADLAERVGLSATPCWRRIQKMEESGVIRGRVALLDPVKLNVGVTVFLSIKTNQHSREWLEKFAKAVVEMPEVAEFYRMSGEVDYLLRIVVPDIAAYDAFYKRLIDKVPLSEVSSSFAMEQIKYTTALPLDYIPMTDGS; encoded by the coding sequence ATGGACGCCATCGACCGGAACCTTCTCGCCTGCCTGCAGGAAAACGCGACGATGCCGCTTGCCGACCTCGCCGAACGGGTCGGCCTTTCCGCCACGCCGTGCTGGCGGCGAATCCAGAAGATGGAGGAAAGCGGCGTTATCCGGGGCCGGGTCGCCCTTCTCGACCCGGTGAAGCTAAACGTCGGCGTAACGGTCTTTCTTTCTATCAAGACGAACCAACACAGCCGCGAGTGGCTTGAGAAATTCGCGAAAGCCGTCGTCGAGATGCCGGAAGTTGCCGAGTTCTACCGCATGAGCGGTGAAGTGGACTACCTGCTTCGCATCGTCGTACCCGACATCGCGGCGTACGACGCCTTCTATAAGCGCCTCATCGACAAGGTGCCGCTTTCCGAGGTCAGCTCGAGTTTCGCGATGGAGCAGATCAAATATACGACAGCGCTTCCCCTCGACTACATACCGATGACGGACGGCTCTTGA
- a CDS encoding zf-HC2 domain-containing protein, whose protein sequence is MPTCRELDAFIVDYLEGTLPLRQRLVFRTHLALCPKCRAYLKAYAKTIALCHESRAEPPAPPEMPPDLLKAILAAREEGNPG, encoded by the coding sequence ATGCCGACCTGCCGGGAACTGGACGCGTTCATCGTGGACTACCTAGAGGGCACGCTGCCGTTGCGCCAGCGCCTGGTGTTCCGCACGCATCTCGCCCTTTGCCCGAAATGCCGCGCCTATCTGAAGGCGTATGCGAAAACCATCGCACTTTGTCACGAAAGCCGCGCCGAGCCGCCCGCTCCACCCGAAATGCCGCCGGATCTGCTGAAGGCAATCCTGGCGGCGCGAGAAGAAGGCAATCCCGGCTAG
- the msrB gene encoding peptide-methionine (R)-S-oxide reductase MsrB, whose protein sequence is MTANPTPPRSARSEKGFDLRPPSTAETQKLTADLNDEERRILLDHGTEPPFCGHLLANKEAGVYVCRACGLPLFASGAKFESGTGWPSFFEAYDRRHIAALRDVSHGMERVEIRCARCDGHLGHVFPDGPPPTGARYCLNSVSLAFVPEGAVLPDRLDRGDPRTA, encoded by the coding sequence ATGACCGCAAACCCGACCCCGCCGCGAAGCGCCCGTTCGGAGAAAGGGTTCGATTTGCGGCCGCCTTCCACGGCCGAGACGCAAAAGCTGACGGCGGATCTGAACGATGAGGAAAGGCGCATCCTGCTCGACCATGGCACGGAACCGCCGTTTTGCGGCCATCTTCTGGCGAACAAGGAAGCCGGCGTCTATGTTTGCCGGGCCTGCGGCCTGCCGCTGTTCGCATCCGGCGCGAAGTTCGAATCCGGCACCGGCTGGCCGAGCTTCTTCGAAGCCTACGATCGGCGGCATATCGCAGCACTCCGCGATGTGTCCCACGGGATGGAGCGGGTCGAGATCCGCTGCGCGCGCTGCGACGGCCATCTGGGTCACGTCTTTCCCGACGGCCCGCCGCCGACCGGGGCGCGCTATTGCCTGAACTCGGTCTCGCTTGCCTTCGTGCCGGAAGGCGCGGTTTTGCCGGACAGGCTTGACCGCGGCGATCCACGGACCGCTTGA
- the chrA gene encoding chromate efflux transporter: MAEKTAVRDAASAKGWPPVSFVEASRLWLKIGFLSFGGPAAQIALMHRLLIEEKGWIGERRFLHALNYCMLLPGPEAQQLAVYIGWLLHKTWGGIVAGAFFVLPGALVMLILSVLYAGFQEITFVQAVFFGIKAAVLAIVIEAVIRIGRHALKTGILYGLAAAAFVAIFFFEVPFPLIVLGAALIGFLGSRYAPARFGIGDGHQENGERAALDAAFDEDALPHTRPSLARALKVLAVCIPLWFGPVAVLVLAFGGTSVFVQEAIFFSKMAVVTFGGAYAVLAYVAQEAVAFYQWLTPGEMLDGLGLAETTPGPLIMVVQFVGFLGAYRDAGGMDPMLAGALGALLTTWVTFVPCFLWIFLGAPYVEALHGKKNLSAALSAVTAAVVGVILNLGIWFALHVLFGTVTELRPLGVVRLLVPDFASLEPAALILSFGALVAMLKLKIGMLPVLAAAAALGAGYYFLVLA, encoded by the coding sequence ATGGCTGAAAAGACCGCCGTCCGGGACGCGGCTTCCGCCAAAGGGTGGCCGCCGGTGAGTTTCGTCGAGGCGTCACGGCTATGGCTCAAGATCGGCTTCTTGTCGTTCGGCGGGCCGGCGGCCCAAATCGCCCTCATGCATCGCCTGCTGATCGAGGAAAAAGGCTGGATCGGCGAACGGCGGTTTCTGCACGCCCTCAACTACTGCATGCTGCTGCCGGGTCCGGAAGCGCAACAATTGGCCGTCTATATCGGCTGGCTGCTGCACAAGACCTGGGGCGGCATCGTGGCCGGCGCCTTTTTCGTGCTTCCCGGCGCGCTCGTCATGCTGATCTTGAGCGTCCTTTACGCCGGCTTCCAGGAAATCACCTTCGTCCAGGCGGTCTTCTTCGGCATCAAGGCAGCCGTGCTTGCCATCGTCATCGAGGCGGTCATCCGGATCGGCCGACATGCGTTGAAAACCGGGATTCTCTACGGTCTCGCCGCGGCGGCTTTCGTCGCGATCTTCTTCTTCGAGGTGCCGTTTCCACTGATCGTCCTGGGAGCAGCGCTGATCGGTTTCCTCGGCAGCCGCTATGCCCCGGCACGTTTCGGCATCGGCGACGGGCATCAAGAAAACGGCGAGCGAGCGGCTCTCGACGCCGCCTTCGACGAAGATGCGCTTCCGCACACCCGCCCTTCCCTCGCTCGCGCCCTCAAGGTGCTCGCGGTTTGCATTCCCTTATGGTTCGGCCCGGTCGCCGTGCTCGTCCTTGCCTTCGGCGGCACCAGCGTCTTCGTCCAGGAAGCTATCTTCTTCAGCAAGATGGCCGTCGTCACTTTTGGCGGCGCCTATGCGGTGCTGGCCTATGTTGCCCAGGAAGCGGTCGCGTTTTACCAATGGCTCACCCCCGGTGAAATGCTGGATGGCCTGGGTCTCGCCGAGACGACGCCGGGCCCGCTTATTATGGTAGTCCAGTTCGTGGGCTTTCTCGGCGCATACCGGGACGCCGGCGGGATGGACCCGATGCTGGCCGGCGCCCTTGGCGCGCTGCTTACGACCTGGGTCACTTTCGTTCCCTGTTTTCTCTGGATATTTCTTGGCGCGCCCTATGTCGAGGCGCTGCACGGCAAGAAGAATTTAAGCGCGGCACTTTCGGCCGTAACGGCGGCGGTTGTCGGCGTGATTCTGAATCTCGGCATTTGGTTTGCGCTTCACGTGCTTTTCGGCACCGTCACCGAACTCCGGCCGCTCGGCGTCGTCCGCCTGCTGGTGCCGGACTTTGCAAGCCTGGAGCCCGCGGCGCTTATCCTTTCCTTCGGCGCCCTCGTCGCCATGCTCAAACTCAAAATCGGCATGCTGCCCGTGCTCGCCGCCGCCGCCGCCCTGGGCGCTGGCTATTATTTCTTGGTTTTGGCGTAG
- a CDS encoding DUF2849 domain-containing protein → MALRVVTANFLRDGDVVYLAEGSRWTPWLDEAAVAETEEGEAELLKVGQEAEKARQVIGVYPMEVARVEGTIRPLSARERIRAKGPTTRTDLGKQAVPDFKEHS, encoded by the coding sequence ATGGCGCTACGGGTCGTCACGGCAAATTTTCTTCGCGATGGAGACGTTGTGTACCTGGCCGAAGGTAGCCGATGGACCCCATGGCTCGATGAAGCGGCCGTCGCCGAGACGGAAGAAGGGGAGGCGGAGCTTTTGAAGGTTGGCCAGGAAGCCGAGAAGGCGCGGCAAGTGATCGGCGTCTATCCGATGGAGGTCGCCCGCGTGGAAGGAACCATCCGGCCCTTGAGCGCCCGCGAGCGGATTCGCGCGAAGGGACCGACCACGCGAACCGATCTCGGCAAGCAGGCCGTTCCCGATTTCAAGGAGCACAGTTAA
- the msrA gene encoding peptide-methionine (S)-S-oxide reductase MsrA yields MEGSLRVEPGDFPDPEFDPLAEGEGVAVLAGGCFWCTEAVFKELDGLLSVRPGYAGDVAEKADYRAVCSGATNHAEAIEVRYDPKRLTFGQILKIFFSVAHDPTQLNRQGNDRGRQYRSAVFYGSDNQKAVAKAYLAQLGRARVFGAPIVTTLEPLNGFYVAEDCHHDYAARNPMEPYVVHVSRPKVEKLRRHFGDKLRSDKP; encoded by the coding sequence ATGGAAGGCAGTCTACGCGTCGAACCAGGCGATTTTCCGGATCCCGAATTTGATCCGCTGGCGGAAGGCGAAGGTGTTGCCGTTCTCGCCGGCGGCTGTTTCTGGTGTACGGAGGCCGTCTTTAAGGAACTCGATGGCCTCCTTTCGGTGCGGCCGGGCTACGCTGGCGACGTGGCGGAGAAAGCCGATTACCGGGCGGTTTGCAGCGGCGCGACGAACCACGCGGAAGCGATCGAGGTGCGCTACGATCCTAAACGCCTCACCTTCGGACAAATCCTAAAAATCTTTTTTTCGGTCGCCCACGATCCGACTCAACTGAACCGGCAAGGGAACGACCGCGGGCGCCAGTACCGTTCCGCCGTTTTTTATGGAAGCGATAACCAAAAGGCCGTGGCCAAGGCCTACCTCGCGCAGCTCGGGCGCGCCAGGGTCTTCGGCGCTCCGATCGTTACGACGCTCGAGCCGTTGAACGGCTTTTACGTGGCGGAGGACTGCCACCACGACTACGCCGCCCGCAACCCGATGGAACCCTATGTCGTTCATGTCTCGCGCCCAAAGGTCGAGAAATTGCGCCGGCATTTCGGCGACAAGCTGCGATCGGACAAGCCATGA
- a CDS encoding nitrite/sulfite reductase, with amino-acid sequence MYRYDDYDRTLVRERVEQFRDQVARRIKGELTEDEFRPLRLMNGLYLQLHAYMLRIAVPYGTLSSRQLRTLAHIARKYDKGYGHFTTRQNIQFNWPKLEDVPDILADLAAVEMHAIQTSGNCIRNITADQYAGVAADEIEDPRVYAEILRQWSTFHPEFSFLPRKFKIAITGAPHDRAAVRLHDIGLHMRRNEKGEVGFEVLVGGGMGRTPVIGVTIRRFLPKRDLLSYLEAILRVYNQFGRRDNLFKARIKILVQSTGAERFAEMVEAEWRHIRDGALVLPEKEVARIQAFFAPPPYEALPAVQPAFEAMRFEDRAFAEWCRTNVAPHKVPGYAIVNVSLKEIGEAPGDATHEQMDLVANLAERHSFDELRVTHEQNLVLPHVRLADVHTVWQALKAASLATPNVGLITDIIACPGLDFCNLANARSIPIAQRLSKRFEDLDRQHDIGELKIKMSGCINACGHHHVGHIGILGVDKKGEEFYQITLGGNADEDTSLGQIVGPAFPYEEVVDAVETIVQIYLSNRRDGERFLDTYRRIGVAPFKGELYAAH; translated from the coding sequence ATGTACCGCTACGACGATTACGACCGCACGCTGGTTCGGGAGCGCGTCGAGCAGTTCCGGGACCAGGTTGCCAGGCGGATAAAGGGCGAGCTCACCGAAGACGAGTTCCGTCCCCTTCGCCTGATGAATGGTCTTTACCTGCAACTGCACGCTTATATGCTCCGGATCGCGGTGCCGTACGGCACGCTTTCCTCCCGCCAGCTTCGTACGCTGGCCCATATCGCGCGGAAGTACGACAAAGGCTACGGCCATTTCACGACCCGCCAGAACATTCAGTTCAACTGGCCGAAGTTGGAAGACGTGCCCGACATCCTGGCCGATCTCGCCGCCGTCGAGATGCACGCCATCCAGACCAGCGGCAACTGCATCCGGAACATCACGGCCGATCAGTACGCGGGCGTCGCCGCCGACGAAATCGAAGACCCCCGCGTTTATGCCGAAATCCTGCGCCAGTGGTCGACGTTCCATCCGGAATTTTCGTTCCTGCCGCGCAAGTTCAAGATCGCGATCACCGGCGCACCCCACGACCGCGCCGCCGTCCGCCTGCACGACATCGGCCTTCATATGCGGCGGAACGAGAAAGGCGAGGTGGGATTCGAAGTGCTAGTCGGCGGCGGCATGGGGCGCACGCCGGTGATTGGGGTGACGATTCGCCGGTTCCTTCCGAAGCGCGACCTGCTTTCTTATCTTGAGGCGATTTTGCGCGTCTATAACCAATTCGGCCGCCGCGACAATTTATTCAAGGCGCGAATCAAGATCCTGGTGCAGAGCACAGGCGCCGAACGTTTTGCCGAGATGGTCGAAGCGGAATGGCGGCATATCCGGGACGGCGCCCTGGTTCTGCCGGAAAAAGAAGTCGCGCGTATCCAGGCCTTCTTCGCGCCGCCGCCCTATGAGGCGCTGCCGGCCGTCCAGCCCGCCTTCGAGGCGATGCGGTTCGAGGACCGCGCCTTCGCCGAGTGGTGCCGCACGAACGTAGCCCCGCACAAGGTGCCGGGCTACGCCATCGTCAACGTTTCGCTGAAAGAGATCGGAGAAGCGCCCGGAGATGCCACCCATGAACAGATGGACCTCGTCGCCAACTTGGCTGAACGCCATAGCTTCGACGAATTGCGCGTGACGCATGAGCAGAACCTCGTCCTGCCGCATGTCAGGCTCGCCGACGTCCATACGGTCTGGCAGGCCTTGAAGGCGGCCAGCCTCGCCACCCCGAACGTCGGCCTGATCACGGACATAATCGCTTGCCCAGGGCTGGACTTCTGCAACCTGGCGAACGCGCGTTCCATCCCGATAGCCCAGCGCCTTTCGAAGCGTTTCGAGGACCTCGACCGTCAGCACGACATCGGCGAGCTTAAGATCAAAATGTCGGGCTGCATCAATGCCTGCGGCCATCACCACGTCGGTCATATCGGGATTTTGGGCGTCGACAAGAAGGGGGAAGAATTCTACCAGATCACCCTGGGCGGCAACGCCGACGAGGACACTTCCCTCGGGCAAATCGTCGGGCCGGCCTTTCCTTACGAGGAAGTCGTCGACGCGGTCGAAACGATCGTTCAGATCTATCTTTCCAACCGCCGGGATGGCGAGCGTTTCCTCGATACTTATCGCCGGATCGGGGTGGCGCCCTTCAAGGGGGAACTCTATGCCGCTCATTAA
- a CDS encoding DUF934 domain-containing protein produces MPLINREGLCGDPWVRVADEAALPEATHVIVTLERWRKEREALLGRGGPFGIRLQSDQPPDAIEADLVHFGLIALEFPQFKDGRAYSYARLLRERYGFKGELRATGNVLRDQLFFMLRCGFDSFEIPEKAKVEEWLKAFDEISVVYQPTPDGRRTALQLRR; encoded by the coding sequence ATGCCGCTCATTAACCGCGAAGGACTTTGCGGCGACCCTTGGGTGAGGGTGGCGGACGAGGCGGCGTTGCCGGAGGCAACGCACGTTATCGTCACGCTGGAACGCTGGCGGAAGGAGCGCGAGGCGCTCCTCGGTCGCGGCGGCCCTTTTGGCATCCGGCTGCAAAGCGATCAACCGCCGGACGCCATCGAGGCGGACCTTGTCCATTTCGGGCTTATCGCCCTGGAGTTTCCCCAGTTCAAGGACGGCCGCGCCTATTCCTACGCCCGCCTGCTGCGCGAGCGTTACGGTTTCAAGGGTGAACTTCGCGCCACCGGCAACGTGCTTCGGGACCAGCTTTTCTTCATGCTGCGTTGCGGCTTCGACAGCTTCGAGATTCCGGAGAAGGCGAAGGTCGAAGAATGGCTCAAGGCCTTCGATGAAATCAGCGTCGTTTATCAGCCAACGCCGGATGGCCGGAGGACGGCGCTTCAGTTGCGCCGGTAG
- a CDS encoding DoxX protein, producing the protein MQDPAISRPHHLGTSLAIVRLTVAAFLLVWSVEKILFPDRAAGIFKAFYFIESLPVMAAIGIGLVQTALVLAFACGLWKIWTYGIVLLMHAVSTLSTIAQLADPYEGINHLFWAAVPVLGALVALFLLRESDAWLTVGGVRKEN; encoded by the coding sequence ATGCAGGATCCAGCCATTTCCCGCCCACACCACCTTGGGACGAGCCTCGCAATCGTTCGTCTGACGGTTGCCGCTTTTCTGCTTGTCTGGTCCGTTGAGAAGATCCTGTTTCCCGATCGCGCAGCCGGCATTTTCAAGGCTTTTTATTTCATCGAATCGCTTCCGGTCATGGCCGCTATTGGTATCGGTCTTGTCCAGACCGCCCTCGTGCTTGCTTTTGCCTGCGGCCTTTGGAAAATTTGGACCTACGGCATCGTTCTTCTGATGCACGCCGTCTCGACGCTTTCCACCATTGCCCAACTCGCCGATCCTTATGAGGGAATCAACCATCTGTTTTGGGCTGCCGTTCCCGTCCTTGGTGCGCTCGTCGCCCTTTTCCTGTTACGGGAAAGCGACGCATGGTTGACGGTTGGCGGCGTCAGGAAAGAAAATTAA